The window GGTAAAAGCCGCCGTCATGCCGTCGCTTCCTTTGGGGTGTCGGTGTGTTGCAGCAGGACCAGATCGTCGCGATGGATCATCGCTTCGTCGTAGCGAAAGCCCAGGACCGCCTCGATGTCGCGGCTGTGGCGGCCGGCGATGCGCGCGCTTTCGCCGGCGTTGTACTGCGCCTGTCCGCGCGCCAGCAGCGTGCCGTCGCCTGCGCGTACGTCGACCACGTCACCGCGACGGAAATCGCCCTCGACCGCGCGCACGCCGCCGGGCAGTAGCGACGCGCCACGCAGCAGTGCCGCCTTCGCGCCGTCATCCACCTCGACCACGCCCGCCGTCGGTGAGTGTCGCAACCACTGCTTGCGTGCGCTGATGCGGCTGCCGTGCGCGGCGATGAAGGTGCCGTGCAGCACGTCGTTGCCCAACGCATCGACCGTCGCCACATCGCGCCCGCAGAACAGCGCCGTCGCGATGCCGGCCGCCGACGCCTTCGACGCCGCTTCCAGCTTGGTGCGCATGCCGCCGGTGCCGAGCGCGCCGGCCCCGCCGGCCATCGCCAGCACCTCCGGCGTGACCGCCTCCACGCGCTCGATCGGACGCGCATCGGCATCGCGCCGCGGATGCCCGCTGTAGAGGCCGGCGATGTCGGTCGCGATCAGCAACAGGTCGGCTTCGACCAGCGAAGCAACTGCTGCCGCGAGATTGTCGTTGTCGCCCAGCTTGAGTTCGTCCACCGCGACGGTGTCGTTCTCGTTGACGATCGGTTGCGCGCCCAGCCGCAGCAATTCCTGCAAGGCCGTGCGCGCATTGAGATAGCGACGACGATTGCGCAGGTCGTCATGGGTCAGCAACACTTGCGCCACCGGCGCGTCGAACAAGGCCTGCCAGAAGCCCATCAGCGACGCCTGCCCGAGCGCGGC of the Thermomonas carbonis genome contains:
- the proB gene encoding glutamate 5-kinase, with amino-acid sequence MTTFAPQSLPNWRRAVLKVGSSLLAGDAGLDPVHARGLAGFIAASRAQGREVVLVSSGAVAAGRGRIGAAGTGTAKNGIVQRQALAALGQASLMGFWQALFDAPVAQVLLTHDDLRNRRRYLNARTALQELLRLGAQPIVNENDTVAVDELKLGDNDNLAAAVASLVEADLLLIATDIAGLYSGHPRRDADARPIERVEAVTPEVLAMAGGAGALGTGGMRTKLEAASKASAAGIATALFCGRDVATVDALGNDVLHGTFIAAHGSRISARKQWLRHSPTAGVVEVDDGAKAALLRGASLLPGGVRAVEGDFRRGDVVDVRAGDGTLLARGQAQYNAGESARIAGRHSRDIEAVLGFRYDEAMIHRDDLVLLQHTDTPKEATA